gATTTGAAACAAGAATCAAACAAATTCATGAATATAACTGATGCCAAAATAAAATAGGTTCTAGCATGATTTCCATTACTTTTTTAGGGAAAAGATACATTTTGAGTAACCTCTCTGAGTTAAGACATAAAATGAATAACCAAGATTGCTTTTAGTCAGCAAGGCTCCCAAAGTGTCACTTCAGAGAACTTTTTAGGTCATATAGCATAACTCATACGTTCTTTCTACAAAATGATACCCAAAACCAGCCTTTGGTAACATTCACAAGACCCAGGATCACAATTCCTACTTTTCTTACTTCATTCATCCCCAAAAACCTTGCACCTTACATTTTTAGTTTCCATTCATTAAACAAGCACGGGACATCACACTAAAGCGAAGCACAACAAGTCATTAAACAAGCACGGGACATCACACTAAAGCGAAGCATAACAAGTCAACAAACCCTCACATTCTCTCCAAAAAATCCAAACATTTTACCCCAGTTTATTGAACCTAGCATGCTGCATAGGTTTATCAAAACCAGTcagaaaccaatgaacactGCCAAACATTTAAATATCCACttaaaatgattcaattatTTGAAAATCTGTTGGTTCACAAGAGTCAGATAATCTGtaattttttgcaaattttttatatatatataaaaactagaaaataaaaaaattgaaccatgGTGCAATCTACCTCATTTGTTTCCATTGCCTTTTATTCCATGGACCAGGAGGCAAAATTAATTCTAGTTACCATCAAACTTCTACCCGACACCAAGAAAGgacaagaaaagagagagaggaagaaagaaagcTCAGAttcattttaaacaatttaCCCACCAAGAAGCTGCCAATATAATGACTAAGAACTTCGCAATCAATACAGTAGGTTAGCAGTCCCTAACTATGATGGATGCTGATGATTTAGCTTCCAGACTTCCAACAGGAAGCATTCCTGTAGGTCCATAAGCTAAAGAGATTTTTGATAATCCACAGTGCAAGAACTGGGAATTTATGCACCATCCACACATCTTTGCATGATTTTTGCAAAACAGTGGAGAAAAGACCATGGATCATAAGCTTcagagagaagaagataaaaaatcaatgagtATTTTACCTAAAGAATTATGCCGGTGCACAACCTTTCGTCTTTTATCAATCAAGCATTCTTCTTCAAATCTTTCACGCTCCTCAAGCAGTATACCCAGATAGCCATACAAATTGCATTGAATAATAGACTTGATACTTTGACGCTCATCTTCAGAAAAAGGAACGCTGTATACAATTCTTGCCTGAAATaagcaaataattaattaattgtttgggTTCTTCTTGTGCTACCACAAATGGAGGCAGGGTTTAAGAAGGCTAAAATAATTATCAGACAAAAACTGTTAAAAGCAATGTACAAGTTGCATTTCCTGTTTATGTTTAACATGATCATTGCACTTACACTGCAATGCAGAGTAAAATTATTCATGTTAGTATTTAAAGCAGTATGGAGTGTCTTTTACATATGGATGGCATGATGTTGCGCTGGAAAAGCATGTCCCACAGTTTGCAGGAAAACCATAGCATATGCATGTCAGAAGGCATGACCAACTGCTAGGACAGCATTGCATTGTTCAGGAAATGTATAGCATTCTGCACAAAGGCATGGCCTTGTGATACGATGTTATGACCTTGCAACAAAGGGATGGCATATAATGTATCATCTAGGAAGGCATAACCATGTCCTGGAAAGACATGGCCTTCTGCAATGCTATCTATGCCTTTAAGGAAACGGTATGGTATGGTATAATCTTGTGTTAGGGAGGCAAGGACTTGTGCTTGAATGGCATAAACTTGCGCAGAAATATGATTTCTTTAATTGTATGCATGTTGATTGTGTGCGATAACTTATGGAACAGATTATTTAGTTAAGTTAAAGAAGACAATTTGAAcaggacagaaaaaaaaaatgagcaaagCCGATGCAGTGAAGGCCACTGGTACTGGCAACTGCCTCTTCTGCAAATAGATCATAATTGAGCACAATAACATCCATAGAACAATCGAACCTTATGGAGACTTAAGAGCTTCATCTCAACATGATCTAGATGGAGCAATATTAAAGATCTCTAGAATGTAATCAACTTGGCACAGGCACACTCATTCAAGCAAGTAAAAACATTCAAGCGTACAACAGaacatttcatatatttttttatgacttcGCTTACATGCAATTTTTGTATGCTCTAAACATAACGCTGTCTTAAACTCTAAAATTAGGTGGGTTTTAGCTGTCAGTATAAACAAAAGTTCTATGATTTTCCATGGATTATAGTTTTTTGATAATTAGATGGACTCTCTAGTTGACATAAAGTTCTTCAAATGGCAGGCACCAAGGAGAAAGTTAAGGTAATTATGAAATGGAGCGGAATTGGACAGAAGTGACTTCATTAGGAGCCGACAGAGCTAGATTTGTCACACATGAATAGTAACATAAGCATAAGATTATGTTGTTTCAGTCCCACTGATTCCTTACCTGTTTAAATATGGTACATGTGCCGGATTTTTCAAGACCAACCAGAAGAAGCTTATAGAGTGTTTTCTGCTCGAGGTTGTTTGCCATAACATCATTCACTCCTTCCCCACTTGGACTGACAGAATTAGGAGGAGTTGGCAGAGACAGGACAGCACAAATTAGCTTTATTCCAGTCTGCAAAGAAAGTATTTCCATTATTGCTTAAGTTTTGATATTAAGATCAGCAAGTAAAATAAGCATAAATGCAAAAGCAAGATGGGATTGAACTAAATCAACAGATTTCCCCAGAACAAATGCAAACGCACCTTATTccataattttccttttatgttaTTCATTCCCTCTTCCTGGTAAGCCCCGTCTGCACTAACCCAAAGGTGAGTTGCTCCTTCACATTTCACCCCTGCCCACTGCAAAGATTAAATGGAATGGCATCAGTCTTACATGCTTAagaaaataatcatataaaataaccaGATAGTGTCCGGCACAACAACCTGCAGCATAATGAGCTCTGCTTTAGTTATCTTGCGATTATTTATCATTATGCTCGTATTTCCATTGCTAGCACCTTCCTGGATGTGACCCCCGACAGTCAATTGGGGACTGATTACTTGACAAGGCTTGTGTCCTTCCTGTTCAAGCATACCAGATGAATAAACACAATGCAGTACCACAAAATTGAGGTAATTGTATATCTAAACTGAAAGACAATTAAAAGAAAGGGATATTCACCTTTCCCCATAAACCAGATACTTTATCGTACCAATAGTTTCctggttttagttttttgggTGGGTTTGGACAGGTCAGCAGTAGGAATAACTCCTGTTTGGAAAGACGCTGTCGATTTACATAAATGAGTTCTGGTGGTAGCTGATTCGCCACACATGATCTCTCAGAACGCATTATCTGTTCAACTTCGACCACAGCCAACAGTTGCTTTAGCATCCGAGAGCATTTACCCAAGGTCTTTCGCCTAGACTCATCAATCCTCTTACCAATGCATGTAACACATTTTCTTCCTTCTGGCATTGATCCCATCGCTCTTATCACACAATCTGAACAGTATTTTGCATCACAAACAATGCAAACCTCCTTCTCCGTAAGCCTACTTCCCTTCATGCAACGATAGCATGTCCCTTTCTTCCCAGGCCTTACAGCTATATGCCTCTCATGGACACTACTGTCAGTGTTAGATACATCAGATTCATTGTCCACTACATCATTTGATTCAGGGTCACGGAAAGTTACAATTGATGGCCTTCTGACATGGCCAGGAGCTTCTTCATTATGATCCTCCTCTTGGCAAGAAAAAATCTCAGATGAATTACTGTGTGAGCTTTCAGATCCTATCGATTCATAATTTGCGGGATTCATATAATCGTAAAAGTCTCGACCTTCATTTTCGCTACCGTTATCAGGCAATTCCGACACTTCCAAGCTTCGTGGTAATTCACCAGAACTACCACAACCACtgaaaaaatccaatctaccaGAACTTTGTATTCCATCAGATAACTTTGGTCCGCGCTCGTCATCGTTTGCACAAAGCGAAGAACTCGAGTCATCTACTCTAGATGCTTCACATGGCATGCCATTTCCATCCATGCCACCATCCGTTTCTAAGCAAACAGTCCTATCTGAGACTAAGTTTGGCTTCTTCGACAGTTTCCTGTGAGACTTTACAATAGGCTGCACAACTGGCAATGAAACATCAGTCAACAAAGAGCCAGAACCGATCGCAGGAGAAGCAATTGGGATCTGCCTAAAATCAATAGGCACTGCTTGAGGAACATCACAAGTAAGCAGAGGGCCAGAATATGGCAAGGCAAATGAGTATTCCAAGTTTTTAATCTTGTCGTCATCATCCTCCTTTTCTACATGAATCGGAGACTGAATAGGCAAAAATTTCCTCAAAACCCCAGCCATCTTACAATATTCTTCTTCTACCTCTAAAACTCAACAACAAGAAACCCTAAAAGACACCAGCTTTTTCAACAACCCATGAAGCGAAGCCACTAGAATCAAAACCCACCAAGCAAAAAGAGTTCTATCAAAAACCCATGAAGCAAAACCACTTAACTCAAAACCCCATGGAGCAAAAAGACCTACTTTCATCACCCACAATCAATTATACCAAGAACCCATGAAGCAAAAGCAATACCTCCATAAACCCAGTAAGAAAAACCATAGAAAAGTGGCCaaaaaaagaagggagaaaTGGTGATTCGAAACCAAAGTCCACTTTTTGAAAGTTGTTTAGAAACAAGTAAGAGAAAGTTCGAGTCTTTTTCTGTTACCAGTAGTGGAGAAGAAGACAGCAGATGAGGAGCCATTTTCAAGTAGTTATTTTGTGCGTCCATGTTTTTCCAAGTCAGACGCGTTGAACAAGCAGTTTCTAGGAATTGATGATGGGCGATAGAAAATGGATGAAAATTTTTCCCTTGTTTGTTTGGCACTTTTGAGGGGCTGGGGTTGTTGACGTTGACAATCTTTTGTCAGACCTGGACCGATTCTTGATTACCTgacaaattcaagaataataataaaaaaaagtacttgCCACGTTTTTGTTCTGTTCTGTTTGAAGCTCTCTCTTTGTACATGCCTgtctttttattcttctttttttacaattacTGAGATAACTGCTACATGGGATTTGTTTCTTGTCTTGGATGTGAAGATGGGTCACTTTGATTTGACTCTCTGGCTCTGATTCTTGGCTTCTTTACATGCGCAGGTCAGTCTGTTCAACTCAAGACTTCAAATTTTCTGTTGTTGTTAATAGAATTATTggttttggatccttttatgagagttttgttttgtgttttcttctgCTATggatgttaattttaaatttaacgccttttgatttctaattcaattctgttgttttgtaatttttatggCTATCAGTTGgtgctttcattttcatttcccGATTTTGGCTgagattatttcttaattttaatagtAAGCTCCAGATTTGGGTTGTAAATGGGGTTTTTGTGAAGTTTGATAACCCAggctttttcatgttttttcgtCGTCTCTTTtcctttgagttttgttttttttttcttgtcaagcTTAGGCTGccggttaatttttttcaatttaaaactctcccaaatatatatatatatatatatatatatatatatatatatatatatataagtattcTTTTGTTCAGCATGTAAGAAAAACCACCTCCAACGCCGCCGTCTCCTCCGCTTTTGGTTTCTGCAGCTCTACTCTACGCCGTGTTTAGTTTGTTTGTAATTACGAGGATAATGATATCGAGAAGCTTTGCATTACTTTTAAGTAAAGTTTTGCTTCCCCCTCggaatttaaaaatcataataattgaGTAATACAATGAAAATAACTATGTTAAAATTGTATctttgttgattatttttttttattttatcatttgatatttgttGATTTGTTGAGATATCAAATAAATACTCTAATACTTAGttggtttttgattttataaatatttttttatcatataattaaatataaaattatattaaaaaaattattgaattcaattaagttcataaattttttttttgtttaaactcCGGTATCTAGAAGTCTATTGAACCCTAACTAATCCGGTCGAACCGGGACGACTCACTAAGGAGTAAAGCTTTTTCAGTGATAGTGTACTCCATCCACAAGACTTGTTAGTTATTGAATTAACTCTAGTCTGCCCATAAGGAATGAGTCTGATCCAAGTATTTagaagaattattaaaaaaagtgatCTCTTTCTCTACTTATATAAATAGGGATATAAGCCATATAAAGAtgtaagtttttattattgaaagaacatagttctttctttctattttcctATCTTAACTC
The DNA window shown above is from Populus trichocarpa isolate Nisqually-1 chromosome 4, P.trichocarpa_v4.1, whole genome shotgun sequence and carries:
- the LOC18097863 gene encoding extra-large guanine nucleotide-binding protein 1 — translated: MAGVLRKFLPIQSPIHVEKEDDDDKIKNLEYSFALPYSGPLLTCDVPQAVPIDFRQIPIASPAIGSGSLLTDVSLPVVQPIVKSHRKLSKKPNLVSDRTVCLETDGGMDGNGMPCEASRVDDSSSSLCANDDERGPKLSDGIQSSGRLDFFSGCGSSGELPRSLEVSELPDNGSENEGRDFYDYMNPANYESIGSESSHSNSSEIFSCQEEDHNEEAPGHVRRPSIVTFRDPESNDVVDNESDVSNTDSSVHERHIAVRPGKKGTCYRCMKGSRLTEKEVCIVCDAKYCSDCVIRAMGSMPEGRKCVTCIGKRIDESRRKTLGKCSRMLKQLLAVVEVEQIMRSERSCVANQLPPELIYVNRQRLSKQELFLLLTCPNPPKKLKPGNYWYDKVSGLWGKEGHKPCQVISPQLTVGGHIQEGASNGNTSIMINNRKITKAELIMLQWAGVKCEGATHLWVSADGAYQEEGMNNIKGKLWNKTGIKLICAVLSLPTPPNSVSPSGEGVNDVMANNLEQKTLYKLLLVGLEKSGTCTIFKQARIVYSVPFSEDERQSIKSIIQCNLYGYLGILLEERERFEEECLIDKRRKVVHRHNSLGQIDCKTIYSIGPKLKAFSDWLLQVIASGNLESMIPAAAREYAPFVEELWRDGAFQATYNRRNELELLPRVATYFLERAVEVARPDYQPSDMDILYAEGFSSSKGLSSMEFSFPKVAPDFCENIGYQHDPLLRYQLIRVHPTTLGGNCKRLEMFEDVDVVLFCVSLIDYDEFSEDKNGVLINKMIASRQLFERTATHPTFEEKKFLLILNKFDLLEEKIQQVPLTQCEWFDDFNPVIGYNPNSSSSTNPSLARRASQYIAVKFKRLFRDLTDRKLYVSLATGLEPDNVDEAFKYAREVLKWKQEELNYPNNELSSTSIEASSSS